One Neobacillus niacini DNA window includes the following coding sequences:
- a CDS encoding Tex family protein, with amino-acid sequence MEVCVVNDTVVKDEQLLGKVASELAISQKQVKSVISLLNEGNTVPFIARYRKEMTGALDEVQIRDIQERWQYIQNLEQRKEEVLRTIAEQGKLTDELTHKITKAEKLQEVEDLYRPYKQKRRTKATVAKEKGLEPLAEWLLTFSMTPIEDKAKEFLSDEKEVLTVEDAIAGAKDIIAEMISDDAESRKWIRNETFKSGKVESTVKDADKDEKKVYEMYYEYEEPVNKIVPHRILALNRGEKEDILRVSIKMNNDIILSYLARKWVRAQHSPAAASVIEAIEDSYKRLIQPSIEREIRSELNDKGEEQAIHIFSENLRNLLLQPPLKGKVVIGVDPAYRTGCKLAVVDETGKVLKIDVIYPHPPVSKTKEAKEKFIRILREYKVEMAAIGNGTASRETEQFVADILKEMDEEIYYLIVNEAGASVYSASDIAREEFPDFQVEERSAVSIARRLQDPLAELVKIDPKSVGVGQYQHDVTQKRLSESLHFVVETAVNRVGVNVNTASASLLQYVAGLTKTAAQNIVKKREEEGKFTSRVQLKKVPRLGAKTYEQAIGFLRVLDGKQPLDRTGIHPENYDEVKKLLTSLGFSAKDLGTAELKDALSGLDLKAVSAELSIGELTLKDIIDALVRPERDPRDDLPRPLLKKDVLKLEDLSAGMELQGTVRNVVDFGAFVDIGVKQDGLVHISKLSNRFVKHPLDIVSVGDVVTVWVDSVDMKKGRVALTMLPPSK; translated from the coding sequence ATGGAGGTTTGTGTTGTGAATGATACAGTTGTGAAAGATGAACAGCTTCTTGGGAAGGTAGCTTCCGAATTAGCCATATCTCAAAAGCAGGTTAAAAGTGTTATTTCTCTATTGAATGAGGGAAATACCGTGCCATTTATCGCCCGTTACCGTAAAGAAATGACGGGAGCACTCGATGAAGTCCAAATACGAGATATCCAGGAACGCTGGCAATACATACAAAACCTTGAGCAAAGAAAAGAAGAAGTACTTCGGACTATTGCGGAGCAAGGTAAACTAACTGACGAACTTACACATAAGATAACAAAAGCAGAAAAGCTTCAAGAAGTAGAAGATTTATATCGTCCGTATAAACAAAAGCGACGAACGAAAGCAACGGTTGCAAAGGAAAAGGGTCTTGAGCCTTTAGCAGAATGGTTATTAACATTTTCGATGACACCAATTGAGGATAAGGCTAAGGAGTTTTTATCCGATGAAAAAGAAGTGCTCACTGTTGAAGATGCGATTGCCGGTGCAAAAGATATTATAGCTGAGATGATTTCTGATGACGCGGAAAGCCGAAAGTGGATTCGGAATGAAACCTTTAAGTCTGGTAAAGTGGAATCTACCGTAAAAGACGCAGACAAGGACGAGAAAAAGGTTTATGAAATGTACTATGAATATGAGGAGCCTGTAAATAAAATTGTTCCGCATCGAATTCTTGCATTAAATCGCGGTGAAAAGGAAGATATCTTAAGGGTATCGATAAAAATGAATAATGACATTATTCTTTCCTATCTAGCAAGAAAATGGGTCCGTGCTCAGCATTCACCAGCGGCAGCATCCGTTATAGAGGCAATTGAAGATAGCTATAAGCGTCTGATCCAGCCTTCGATAGAAAGGGAAATTCGAAGTGAGCTAAATGATAAAGGCGAAGAGCAAGCTATTCATATATTCTCTGAAAATCTTCGTAACTTACTTTTACAGCCGCCATTAAAAGGGAAAGTCGTTATTGGTGTCGATCCTGCGTATCGAACGGGCTGTAAGCTTGCTGTTGTGGATGAAACCGGTAAGGTACTGAAAATTGATGTGATTTATCCGCATCCGCCAGTATCAAAGACAAAGGAAGCGAAAGAGAAGTTCATTCGAATTCTTCGTGAGTATAAGGTGGAGATGGCGGCTATAGGCAATGGAACAGCCTCCAGGGAAACGGAACAGTTCGTCGCTGATATCCTTAAAGAAATGGATGAAGAAATCTATTACTTAATTGTTAATGAAGCGGGAGCCAGTGTTTACTCTGCTTCAGATATAGCAAGAGAAGAGTTTCCTGATTTTCAGGTGGAAGAAAGAAGTGCAGTTTCAATCGCACGCAGATTACAGGATCCGCTTGCTGAGTTAGTAAAAATTGACCCTAAATCAGTAGGGGTGGGCCAGTATCAACATGATGTTACGCAAAAGCGTCTATCGGAATCGTTGCATTTTGTTGTCGAAACAGCCGTAAACCGTGTAGGGGTTAATGTGAATACAGCTTCAGCCTCCTTGCTCCAATATGTTGCGGGATTAACCAAAACCGCCGCACAAAATATTGTGAAGAAAAGGGAAGAGGAAGGGAAGTTTACTAGCAGGGTACAATTAAAGAAAGTCCCGCGCCTTGGAGCAAAAACCTATGAACAAGCAATCGGCTTCCTGCGGGTATTGGATGGGAAGCAGCCGTTAGACCGAACAGGAATTCACCCGGAGAATTATGATGAAGTGAAGAAATTATTGACTAGTCTAGGCTTTTCAGCTAAGGATCTAGGAACAGCGGAATTAAAGGATGCGCTCAGTGGACTTGACCTTAAAGCGGTGTCTGCTGAATTATCTATTGGGGAACTAACCTTGAAAGATATCATTGACGCACTTGTTAGACCGGAGCGCGATCCTCGGGATGACTTACCACGTCCATTATTGAAAAAGGATGTTCTTAAATTAGAAGATTTAAGTGCAGGGATGGAACTTCAGGGTACCGTTAGAAATGTAGTCGACTTTGGTGCCTTTGTCGATATCGGCGTCAAGCAGGATGGATTAGTTCATATATCGAAGTTAAGTAATCGTTTTGTAAAACATCCATTAGATATAGTATCTGTTGGAGATGTCGTAACCGTTTGGGTAGATTCTGTGGATATGAAAAAGGGCAGAGTAGCATTAACCATGCTGCCTCCGTCAAAATGA
- the cmpA gene encoding cortex morphogenetic protein CmpA, which translates to MPTWFQNQMKRAFYEKDRYQIKLLNQCWFFYRKKHIS; encoded by the coding sequence ATGCCGACTTGGTTTCAAAACCAAATGAAAAGAGCTTTCTACGAGAAGGACCGATACCAAATTAAACTGTTAAACCAATGCTGGTTTTTTTACAGAAAAAAACACATTTCGTAA
- a CDS encoding CopG family ribbon-helix-helix protein → MSESGATTEILVKLPQHLLTELDGFVKLENVNRSEFIYQATKMYLRERKKRQIRESMRRGYMEMAMINLTIASEMFQAEFEAEHTVERLVSGG, encoded by the coding sequence GTGTCTGAATCCGGCGCAACTACGGAAATCTTAGTAAAATTACCGCAACATCTTTTAACCGAGTTAGATGGTTTTGTAAAATTAGAAAACGTTAACCGGAGCGAGTTTATTTATCAAGCAACTAAAATGTATTTACGCGAACGAAAAAAGAGACAAATTCGCGAATCCATGAGACGTGGATACATGGAAATGGCGATGATCAATTTAACAATTGCATCGGAAATGTTTCAAGCAGAATTTGAGGCAGAACACACAGTTGAACGTCTTGTAAGCGGAGGGTAA
- a CDS encoding LolA family protein, whose translation MKKRLLLVITGLLVVFLLAACGSKSKEDVVKELNGKLNDLSGYKVDAKMTLKMGADSQVYNVEIWHKDPTFYRVNLKNAEKDQSQMILRNNEGVFVLTPALKKSFKFQSDWPQNSSQAYLYESLIKDIVEDKEAKFSSTKEHYVFETKTRYQNNSMLPTQEIKLNKEDLSPAVVKVMDPDRKALVTVEFSKVKFNASFDDSDFDMKKNMTRADLNLPVMADSKDTAFTVKYPTADLGAKLVDEKEVKLQNGKRVVLTYEGEKSFTIVQEKVTVKEASTSPTYVDGDLVDLGVTIGAVSEGSITWTTDGVDYMVASNDLTEEELIEIARTVQGDVEK comes from the coding sequence TTGAAGAAAAGGTTGTTGCTTGTGATTACGGGATTACTGGTCGTTTTTTTACTAGCAGCCTGTGGCTCTAAATCAAAAGAAGATGTGGTGAAGGAGTTAAATGGAAAACTAAATGATTTATCAGGTTATAAAGTAGATGCAAAAATGACGTTAAAAATGGGTGCCGATTCACAGGTCTATAACGTTGAAATTTGGCATAAAGATCCAACGTTTTATCGTGTTAATTTAAAAAATGCTGAAAAAGACCAAAGCCAAATGATTTTACGCAATAATGAAGGAGTATTTGTGTTAACTCCTGCTCTTAAGAAGAGTTTCAAGTTCCAAAGTGATTGGCCGCAAAACAGCAGCCAGGCCTATTTATACGAATCATTAATAAAAGATATCGTTGAAGATAAAGAAGCGAAGTTTTCTTCCACAAAAGAACATTATGTATTTGAAACCAAAACCCGCTACCAAAACAATAGTATGCTGCCAACCCAAGAAATTAAACTTAACAAGGAGGATTTATCACCTGCGGTAGTAAAAGTGATGGATCCTGATCGAAAAGCACTTGTAACAGTGGAGTTTTCTAAGGTTAAATTTAATGCAAGCTTTGATGACAGTGATTTTGATATGAAAAAGAATATGACTCGTGCTGACCTTAACCTGCCTGTGATGGCAGATAGCAAGGATACGGCATTTACCGTTAAATATCCTACTGCTGATTTAGGTGCAAAATTAGTCGATGAAAAAGAAGTAAAGCTTCAAAATGGTAAGCGCGTCGTGTTAACGTATGAGGGTGAAAAGTCATTTACAATTGTACAAGAAAAGGTTACGGTGAAAGAAGCTTCTACATCACCGACATATGTGGATGGAGATTTAGTTGATTTAGGTGTTACCATTGGTGCTGTTTCGGAAGGTTCGATTACTTGGACCACCGATGGTGTTGACTATATGGTTGCTTCAAACGACTTAACTGAAGAAGAACTCATTGAGATTGCAAGAACAGTTCAAGGTGATGTAGAAAAATAG
- the rimI gene encoding ribosomal protein S18-alanine N-acetyltransferase: protein MVDSFVFRYMKEEDIDQILEVEHASFATPWSREAFYNEIYNNKFAVYIVLEEDEKIIGYVGAWVVIDEAHVTNLAILPSYRGKKLGEALLRKMMTVAKDMGARSMTLEVRVTNNVAQSLYRKLGFQNGGIRKNYYTDNQEDALVMWVNI from the coding sequence ATGGTAGATTCTTTTGTTTTTCGATATATGAAGGAAGAGGATATCGATCAAATATTAGAGGTTGAACATGCCTCTTTTGCTACTCCATGGAGCAGAGAAGCTTTCTATAATGAAATTTATAATAATAAATTTGCTGTTTATATTGTTTTGGAAGAAGATGAAAAAATAATTGGTTATGTTGGTGCATGGGTTGTGATTGATGAAGCCCATGTAACAAATTTGGCCATCCTGCCTTCCTATCGAGGCAAAAAACTCGGGGAAGCATTGCTTCGTAAAATGATGACTGTGGCGAAGGATATGGGAGCAAGAAGCATGACGCTTGAAGTACGAGTAACAAACAATGTTGCACAATCTCTTTACCGCAAGTTAGGATTTCAAAATGGCGGCATTCGGAAAAATTATTATACAGATAATCAAGAGGATGCCCTAGTGATGTGGGTGAATATATGA
- a CDS encoding type II toxin-antitoxin system PemK/MazF family toxin, translating into MIVKRGDVYFADLSPVVGSEQGGVRPVLVIQNDIGNRFSPTVIVAAITAQIQKAKLPTHVEIDAKRYGFERDSVILLEQIRTIDKQRLTDKITHLDDEMMEKVDEALRVSIGLIEF; encoded by the coding sequence TTGATTGTCAAGCGTGGTGACGTATATTTCGCGGACCTATCCCCAGTTGTTGGTTCTGAGCAAGGCGGCGTCCGTCCTGTACTTGTCATTCAAAACGACATCGGGAATCGGTTTAGTCCCACAGTTATTGTTGCAGCGATTACAGCACAAATTCAAAAAGCGAAGCTTCCCACTCATGTGGAAATTGATGCGAAGCGCTACGGTTTTGAACGAGATTCAGTCATACTTTTAGAACAGATTCGTACAATTGATAAACAGCGGTTAACCGATAAAATAACCCATCTCGATGACGAAATGATGGAAAAAGTGGATGAAGCCTTGCGAGTAAGTATAGGTCTCATCGAATTTTAG
- the alr gene encoding alanine racemase: MTEQGFFYRDTWAEVDLDCILANVASVKKLLPPEVDIIAVVKANAYGHGDVKVAESALEAGATYLAVAFMDEAIALRNKGIKVPILVLGAIRPEDVELAVKFNITVTVFQLEWVKAAQPYLPHDKVLSVHIKLDTGMGRIGIRTKEELAAVVQMISNDDRIHIEGIFTHFATADEVDLTYFEKQMQLFHDLLSVLKERPKYVHCSNSAAALRFSKAHFNAVRLGIAMYGLTPSPEIEQELPFPLKEAFSLCSRLVHVKKMDKGEKISYGATYETEGEEWIGTIPIGYADGWIRRLQGQEVLVEGKRVPIVGRICMDQCMVKLPHAVPVGTTVTLIGKQNNEFISVNEIAKKLETINYEVPCIISTRVPRLYKQGGKIVVLKNYLLHE; encoded by the coding sequence ATGACAGAGCAGGGCTTTTTTTATAGAGATACATGGGCAGAAGTCGATCTAGATTGTATTCTCGCAAATGTTGCCTCCGTTAAAAAACTTTTGCCGCCCGAGGTGGATATCATAGCTGTAGTCAAAGCAAATGCTTACGGACATGGTGACGTTAAAGTGGCTGAGAGTGCACTCGAAGCGGGAGCGACCTATTTAGCAGTAGCGTTTATGGATGAAGCAATTGCCTTAAGGAATAAGGGGATAAAAGTGCCCATTCTAGTATTGGGTGCTATACGTCCAGAGGATGTGGAGCTGGCGGTTAAATTTAACATCACGGTTACAGTGTTCCAACTAGAATGGGTGAAAGCGGCTCAGCCCTATCTTCCACATGATAAGGTTCTTTCCGTTCACATAAAGTTAGATACGGGGATGGGGAGGATTGGAATCCGAACCAAGGAAGAGTTAGCAGCAGTTGTGCAAATGATCTCTAATGATGACCGAATTCATATTGAGGGGATATTTACACACTTTGCAACAGCAGATGAAGTAGATTTAACATATTTCGAAAAACAAATGCAGTTATTTCATGATTTATTATCTGTTTTAAAGGAACGTCCAAAGTACGTGCACTGCAGCAATAGTGCGGCAGCTTTACGCTTCTCAAAAGCCCATTTTAACGCCGTTCGACTTGGGATTGCAATGTATGGCTTAACACCCTCCCCTGAGATTGAACAAGAGTTACCTTTCCCCCTTAAGGAGGCATTCTCACTCTGTTCAAGGCTTGTTCATGTGAAAAAAATGGATAAGGGTGAGAAAATAAGCTATGGAGCTACTTATGAGACGGAGGGAGAAGAGTGGATAGGTACCATTCCAATCGGTTATGCAGACGGTTGGATTCGTCGTCTCCAAGGTCAGGAAGTATTGGTTGAGGGGAAAAGGGTTCCAATTGTTGGCAGGATTTGTATGGACCAATGTATGGTAAAATTACCACATGCCGTTCCGGTTGGGACGACCGTTACCTTAATTGGTAAACAGAATAATGAATTTATTTCTGTTAATGAAATTGCGAAAAAACTAGAAACAATCAACTATGAAGTACCTTGTATCATCTCAACTAGAGTACCCCGTCTATATAAACAGGGTGGGAAAATTGTCGTATTAAAAAATTATCTTCTTCACGAATAA
- the acpS gene encoding holo-ACP synthase has translation MIKGIGIDIIELSRIEDIVTRQRKLIDRILTDNEKQTFEQLPDRRKIEFLAGRFAAKEAYSKAAGTGIGKELSFLDIEIQTDSLGKPYIVRPETNGFLSISHSRDYAVAQVIIEEK, from the coding sequence ATGATTAAAGGGATTGGTATTGATATTATTGAACTTTCAAGGATTGAAGATATAGTCACTAGACAAAGGAAATTGATTGACCGCATACTGACTGATAATGAAAAACAAACTTTTGAACAGCTGCCGGACCGTAGAAAGATTGAATTTTTAGCAGGAAGGTTTGCGGCGAAAGAAGCCTATTCAAAGGCTGCTGGCACGGGTATAGGGAAAGAACTGTCGTTTTTAGATATTGAAATCCAGACAGATTCATTAGGAAAGCCCTATATAGTAAGACCCGAAACGAATGGATTTCTTTCTATTTCACATAGCAGAGATTATGCTGTTGCACAGGTAATTATCGAGGAAAAGTAG
- a CDS encoding PH domain-containing protein has protein sequence MILEPQKRISIKALTVWRISSVIKILISWILAGVAIFLLHIFNGPFWISLLLIAIELISTYFMIFLLPSLRWRRFRYDVREEEIELQEGIFIVKRTLIPMIRVQHVDTVQGPILRKYQLASVIINTAATAHEIPALEESEAEELRRLISNLAKVADEDV, from the coding sequence ATGATACTGGAGCCGCAAAAACGAATATCGATAAAGGCATTAACCGTATGGAGAATTTCGAGTGTGATAAAAATTTTAATCAGCTGGATCTTAGCCGGTGTTGCTATCTTTTTATTACATATCTTTAATGGCCCATTTTGGATATCACTTTTATTAATAGCAATTGAACTTATTTCTACGTATTTTATGATTTTTTTATTACCGTCACTAAGATGGCGACGCTTCCGATATGATGTTAGAGAAGAGGAAATTGAACTACAGGAAGGAATCTTTATTGTGAAGCGGACATTGATTCCGATGATTCGGGTACAGCATGTAGATACCGTTCAAGGACCAATTTTACGCAAATATCAGTTAGCGTCTGTCATTATTAATACCGCTGCAACAGCTCATGAAATTCCTGCATTAGAAGAGAGTGAAGCGGAAGAATTAAGGCGCCTTATTTCTAATCTAGCAAAGGTGGCGGATGAAGATGTCTGA
- the tsaE gene encoding tRNA (adenosine(37)-N6)-threonylcarbamoyltransferase complex ATPase subunit type 1 TsaE, translating to MNQYEKYTKDPIETFQLATNLAVLLQPGDVICLEGDLGAGKTTFTKGLAKGLDIKKTVNSPTFTIIKEYRGRLPLYHMDVYRVADSYEDLGFDEYFEGDGVTVVEWAHLIEEQLPNELLTIYLYHEGSEKRKMVFVPKGKRYEQLCKEIFLNDDTSD from the coding sequence ATGAATCAGTATGAAAAATATACGAAAGACCCCATTGAAACGTTTCAGCTGGCTACTAATCTTGCTGTGCTGTTGCAGCCAGGTGATGTCATTTGTCTGGAAGGAGATCTAGGGGCAGGTAAAACCACCTTTACTAAAGGGTTAGCAAAAGGACTGGATATTAAGAAAACCGTTAACAGTCCGACCTTTACCATAATAAAGGAGTATAGGGGCAGACTGCCTTTGTATCATATGGATGTGTACCGAGTTGCCGATTCCTATGAGGATTTAGGTTTCGATGAATACTTTGAAGGTGATGGAGTAACCGTGGTAGAATGGGCTCATTTAATTGAGGAACAGCTGCCAAACGAGTTATTAACCATCTATTTATATCACGAGGGTTCGGAAAAGAGAAAAATGGTGTTTGTTCCAAAGGGAAAAAGATATGAGCAATTATGTAAGGAGATTTTTCTAAATGACGATACTAGCGATTGA
- a CDS encoding SprT family protein, with product MEDKELQKLVEKVSIESFGKPFRHKASFNSRLRSTGGRYLLGTHNIDINKKYLDQLGLNELIGIIKHELCHYHLHIEGRGYQHRDSDFKMLLKKVGAPRFCSPLLDKPKKRTSTKILLYQCTTCHQQYKRKRSINTSRYVCGKCRGKLVKVKELHEE from the coding sequence ATGGAGGATAAAGAACTACAAAAACTCGTTGAAAAAGTCTCAATTGAATCTTTTGGTAAGCCATTTAGGCATAAAGCCTCCTTTAATAGCAGGCTCCGTTCAACTGGGGGAAGATACCTGCTTGGGACTCACAATATCGATATCAATAAAAAATACTTAGACCAACTAGGCTTAAACGAACTAATTGGAATCATTAAACATGAACTTTGCCATTACCATCTTCATATAGAAGGAAGAGGATATCAGCACCGTGATTCCGATTTTAAAATGTTATTGAAAAAAGTAGGCGCACCGAGATTTTGTAGTCCGCTGCTAGACAAACCTAAGAAACGCACCTCCACAAAAATCCTCCTGTATCAATGTACAACATGCCATCAGCAATATAAAAGAAAACGAAGCATTAATACAAGTCGTTACGTGTGTGGCAAGTGCAGAGGTAAGCTAGTAAAGGTAAAAGAGTTACATGAGGAATAA
- the tsaB gene encoding tRNA (adenosine(37)-N6)-threonylcarbamoyltransferase complex dimerization subunit type 1 TsaB: MTILAIDTSNYPLGVALIEDNQVLGEYITNLKKNHSVRIMPAIQTLMKDCERTPAQLTKIVVAKGPGSYTGVRIGVTIAKTLAWSLKIPLVGVSSIEIIAAGAGRHFDGYISPLIDARRGQVYTGLYEYQSGVLTTVKEDRLVLSADWAVALREVNKPILFVGNDLPLHQALIEETLSSQAVFAAITEHNPRPSELALLGKDKQGEDIHSFVPNYIRLAEAEAKWLEANGKILKG, translated from the coding sequence ATGACGATACTAGCGATTGATACTTCTAATTATCCATTAGGGGTTGCGCTTATAGAAGATAATCAAGTTCTTGGCGAATATATAACTAACTTAAAGAAGAATCATTCTGTTCGAATTATGCCAGCGATCCAGACATTAATGAAGGATTGTGAGAGAACTCCAGCACAATTAACAAAAATAGTGGTAGCAAAAGGTCCAGGCTCTTATACTGGCGTTCGAATTGGTGTTACCATTGCCAAAACTTTGGCTTGGTCGTTAAAGATACCATTGGTTGGAGTGTCTAGTATTGAAATTATTGCGGCGGGTGCCGGGAGACACTTTGATGGTTATATATCACCCCTTATTGATGCAAGAAGAGGGCAAGTCTATACAGGACTCTATGAATACCAAAGTGGGGTGCTTACAACTGTTAAAGAGGACCGCTTAGTTTTATCAGCCGATTGGGCTGTTGCATTAAGGGAAGTAAACAAACCCATTTTATTTGTAGGGAACGACCTGCCGCTTCATCAAGCTTTGATAGAAGAAACACTAAGCTCTCAGGCAGTGTTTGCGGCGATTACGGAGCATAATCCACGTCCTTCGGAACTGGCGTTATTAGGCAAAGATAAACAGGGGGAAGACATACATTCCTTTGTTCCTAACTATATCCGTTTAGCAGAGGCGGAGGCGAAGTGGTTAGAGGCAAATGGGAAAATTCTAAAAGGATAG
- a CDS encoding rhomboid family intramembrane serine protease, with translation MFTRTESFREFIRFYPVISTIIAIHFLLYIFTTLPIFPNFWFKATFSGVNLYIREGEYWRLVTPIFMHGGFTHALFNSFSLVLFGPALERLLGKGKFVLVYLVSGILANVATLMLEPLTYVHVGSSGAIFGLFGYYISIILFRKHMLSQQNSQIILIICVLSLFMTFLQPNINITAHIFGLAGGFLLGAIFYTKKRG, from the coding sequence ATGTTTACGAGAACAGAGAGTTTTCGCGAATTTATCCGCTTTTATCCAGTTATTTCTACTATTATTGCCATCCACTTCCTATTATATATTTTTACGACTTTACCTATCTTTCCAAACTTTTGGTTTAAGGCCACTTTTTCGGGAGTAAACCTCTATATTAGGGAAGGGGAATATTGGAGGCTGGTAACCCCTATCTTTATGCATGGTGGTTTTACTCATGCGTTATTCAACAGCTTCTCACTAGTCCTTTTTGGGCCAGCACTTGAAAGACTGCTAGGTAAAGGTAAATTCGTATTGGTCTATCTTGTTTCAGGCATCCTAGCTAATGTGGCTACACTGATGCTTGAACCATTAACCTATGTACACGTTGGGTCAAGCGGAGCGATCTTTGGATTATTCGGTTATTATATTAGCATCATTCTCTTCCGTAAGCATATGCTCTCCCAGCAAAACTCGCAAATCATCCTTATTATTTGTGTTCTTAGCTTGTTCATGACCTTTTTGCAGCCGAATATTAATATTACGGCACATATATTCGGGTTAGCAGGCGGTTTTTTACTAGGAGCTATTTTTTATACTAAAAAAAGGGGTTGA
- a CDS encoding PH domain-containing protein has protein sequence MSEPKRLHPIVIVLTIGKRIKDLIFSFIALLFIWNKGDGGKLLLFAASAIAIIGIILTSILSWLRYTYRLEENELRIEYGVFVRKKRYIPLERIQSLDISEGLFQRLCGMVKVQIETAGGSGNDEAEAVLSAISKEEARYIQEYVAGAKNSSETNVYEEPSQIVYKITPSQLLLLSLTSGGVGVVISAVLAFLSQLDDFIPYEKVFRGVEQWVVSNLILIALLIFAGLILAWILALFGTMLKYANFNVTKTEHDLVISQGLLEKRQMTIPITRIQAIRINENIVRQWLGYGSVSVESAGGSASNKEGSKVLLLPLVKLKDIEHILGPYLTEYQFTSSFTSVPKKAMNRYIFRSWYIVVPLVMVSIVFFKVWGLLSLIILALVTFWGVLKYKDAGWSLDDHQLSLRYRSMVRTTVFIKKNKIQSLEMRESYFQRRKDLATLEAFVKVGFGGAGGRVIDMDRMDVRKVYTWFSREAEKRV, from the coding sequence ATGTCTGAACCGAAAAGACTTCATCCTATTGTAATCGTATTAACGATCGGCAAACGAATAAAGGATCTTATTTTTTCATTTATCGCCCTGCTTTTTATCTGGAATAAAGGAGATGGCGGCAAGCTGCTGCTTTTTGCAGCTTCGGCTATTGCGATTATAGGAATTATTCTGACCAGTATCCTTTCGTGGCTTCGCTATACCTATCGATTAGAGGAGAATGAACTGAGGATAGAATATGGCGTTTTTGTCCGAAAGAAGAGGTATATACCCTTGGAACGTATCCAAAGTCTTGATATTTCAGAAGGACTCTTTCAGCGCTTATGCGGTATGGTAAAAGTTCAAATTGAAACAGCTGGCGGAAGTGGGAATGACGAAGCAGAAGCAGTTCTATCGGCCATCTCCAAAGAAGAGGCACGCTATATACAGGAATATGTTGCGGGTGCTAAAAATTCTTCTGAAACAAATGTTTACGAAGAGCCTAGTCAGATCGTTTATAAAATTACACCCTCACAGTTACTTTTACTTTCACTTACTTCCGGAGGAGTAGGAGTTGTCATATCAGCCGTATTGGCATTTTTGTCTCAGTTGGATGACTTTATTCCCTATGAAAAGGTATTTCGAGGAGTTGAACAATGGGTAGTCAGCAATCTGATTTTGATTGCCCTTCTCATTTTTGCCGGACTTATACTTGCTTGGATTCTTGCTCTATTTGGAACAATGTTGAAATACGCCAATTTCAATGTTACGAAAACAGAACATGATTTAGTTATTTCTCAAGGTCTATTAGAAAAAAGACAAATGACGATCCCGATAACACGAATTCAAGCAATAAGGATTAATGAAAATATCGTCCGGCAATGGCTTGGTTACGGGTCCGTCAGCGTTGAAAGTGCTGGTGGTTCAGCGAGTAATAAGGAAGGGTCGAAGGTTTTGCTTCTTCCACTTGTCAAGCTGAAGGATATTGAACATATTTTAGGACCTTATTTGACCGAATATCAATTCACCTCAAGTTTTACCTCCGTTCCTAAAAAGGCTATGAACCGTTATATTTTTAGAAGCTGGTATATTGTGGTTCCGCTCGTTATGGTTTCGATTGTTTTCTTCAAGGTTTGGGGCCTTCTTTCGTTGATTATTCTTGCTCTAGTAACATTTTGGGGAGTATTAAAATATAAGGACGCCGGCTGGAGTTTGGATGACCATCAATTGAGTCTTCGTTACCGATCAATGGTACGGACTACCGTGTTTATTAAGAAAAACAAAATTCAAAGCCTAGAAATGAGAGAAAGTTATTTTCAAAGAAGAAAAGATCTAGCTACACTAGAGGCTTTTGTGAAAGTGGGTTTTGGCGGTGCTGGAGGCCGTGTAATCGATATGGACCGAATGGATGTGAGAAAGGTCTACACCTGGTTTTCGAGGGAAGCCGAAAAAAGGGTTTGA